The Myxococcus virescens sequence CAATGACCTCCAGGTGGACGGCGAGCGGGCCCAGCAGGTGGTCGGGTGGGGGCGCCCGGTCGATGCGAGCCGCCGCGAGCCGGCCGTCCATCCGGAGGTAGCCCTTCATCGACAGGTGCTGGATGAGCCCGATGACGGCGTCCCGGTCGTCAGCCTCCGCATCACCGATGACGTCGTCCGCGGTGTGCTCGGTGAGCCGGGTGAGCACGGCCGCCGCGGGGGCGTCGAACGGCATGTAGCGAGAGGAGCGCCGGTCGAAGAGGAGGGCGCCGAAGTGCTGCGGGATGAGCACCAGGGAAGGGCGGCTCATTTGAAGCCCTCGTCGTCCACGTGGAAGGACCACCGCACCCAGGCCTTCGTGGCGCTCGAGGCCAGGCCCAGGCCCGTGGCGTCGTCCTTGATCATCTGCCACCGCCAGCGCTCGTTCGTCTTCGGTTCGGGAACGGGCCGTTGCACCAACGGCGCGAAGCCCGCGTCGGCGAAGTCCGGTAGGCGCCAGCCTTCGGGAGGTGGCCGTGTCGTGGCCTTCCATCGGCCATCCGGAGCGGATGCCAGTTTCGGGTGGACCGCGCTGGCGATCTCCGGATCCAGCCGGGCCTGCATCAGGACGAAGCCCTTGTCTCCGGGACGGTTCACTTCAAATGACAGGACGTGGGCACCCGGGGTGACGAGCACCCGTTGCTCCACGAGGGGAGTCCCATCGAGGAACAGGCCGCCGTCCGGGACGCCATTCACGTAGGAGAACAGCGACAGGCCGATGGATGCACCGGGCCTTCGCCAGCGAAGCACCACACCGCCACAGCCCGCGGGCACCTCGCAATGGCTGTGGACCTCCAGCGCGAGCTGGCTCGACGTCTTGCGGTAGCGCGCCAACGCATTGAGGCGGAAGTCGTCCGAGTCCGACATGCCGGCGTTCTACCGCGCGCCGCGCAGCTCCGCGAAGCGCGCCAGAGCCGAGCATTCACGGCATTCCTGGAAGGTGTCGGGTCAAATGTCGGACATCAGCGGAAAATTGCGCCACGTGCTGCTGGGATGCTCCGGTGACTTCGGCCATGCCGAGCGCTTCGTCGTGGGCGGCGGGTGGAACGGCAAGGACGGCATGCCGGCCCGCGGCGCGCTGAATAGCTTGGAGCCGTAGCGCGTGCTCATTCTCTCCGAGGACCCGTGATGAAGCTCGAAGGCTCCTGCCACTGTCGCGGCGTGCGGTTCAGCGTGGAGACGCATCACCCGTCTCCCTTCATGCGGTGCTACTGCTCCGTGTGCCGCAAGACACAAGGGGGCGGAGGCTTCGCCATCAACCTGTCGGGGGACGCGCGCTCGCTCAAGGTGCGCGGCCAGCAGCACGTCAAGGTGTACCGGGCGCGCATCCAGAATCCGGAGGACGCGAAGGCGCACCAGAGCAAGGGGCAGCGCCACTTCTGTGGCCGCTGCGGCTCCGCGCTGTGGCTGTATGACCCGACGTGGCCGGAGCTCATCCATCCGTTCGCGTCGGCCATCGACACGCCGCTTCCCCAGGCGCCCGAGCTGGTCCACATCATGCTCGAGTTCAAGCCGGACTGGGTGCCCGTCCATGCGGGCAAGAAGGACAAGAAGTTCCAGCGCTACCCGAAGGAGTCCATCGCGGAGTGGCATCAGCGCCACGACGCGGAAGTGGACTGAAGCGGCTCGGGGGGCCGCCTGCTGTCCGGACGGGCGGCACGACGTTGCCCGGAGCGTGGGTTGTGGCGGGTGCCTTGGGGGGCCAGCGTGTCTCTCATACGCGGAGGCAATCGATGGCACAGGGCAGCTCGCGGCGAATCCGGTATGCGGTGGTGGGCGCGGGGAATATCGCGCAGGTGGCTGTACTTCCGGCCTTCCAGCACGCCCGTGAGAACTCGGAGTTGGTGGCGCTCATTTCCTCCGACGCGGAGAAGCGCGACGTGCTGGGGAAGATGTACGGCGTGCGCCACACCGCGAGCTACGACGACCTTGAACAGGTGCTGCGCGACGCGGACGTGGACGCGGTGTACATCGCGCTGCCCAACACCCAGCATCGCGCCTTCACCGAGCGGGCCGCTCGCGCGGGCGTGCACGTCCTCTGCGAGAAGCCCATGGCGACCTCGGTGGAGGACTGTGAGGCGATGATTCGCGTCACGGACGAGCATCATGTCAAGCTGATGATCGCCTACCGGCTCCACTTCGAGGAGGCGAACCTGCGGGCCATCGACCTGCTGCGCTCGGGGCGCCTGGGTGAGCCGCTGATGATGTCGGCCCTGCTGACGCAGCAGGTGCGGACCGGGGACATCCGGACGCGCGTGGACGTGGGCGGAGGCGCGCTGCTCGACGAAGGGCCGTACCCCATCAACGCCGCGCGCTACCTCTTCCGTGACGAGCCCACCGAGGTGTTCTGCTACACCAACGAGGAGCAGGACCCTCGCTTCAAGGGCGTGGATGCCACGGCCTTCGCGTTGATGCGCTTCTCGAATGGGCGCATCGCGCAGTTCGGCGTCAGCCACGCCGCGTCGGCGGTCTCCAGCTACCGGGTGGTGGGGGAGAAGGGCGATCTGCTCGTCGAGTCCGCGTTCGGCTACGAGAAGGAGCGCAAGCATGTCCTCACGCTGGAGGGCAAGACGGAGGAGCGCGTCTTCGCGACGAACGACCAGTTCGCGCCGGAGTTGCTCTACTTCTCGAAGTGCGTGCTGGAGGACCAGGAGCCCGAGCCGTCCGGCCGGGAAGGGCTCGCGGACGTGCGCGTCATCATCGCGATGAAGGAGTCCGCGAGGACGGGGCGCCCGGTGAAGCTGGATGCATTCCCGATGAAGCGGCGGCCATCCTTGGACCAGCTCATCGTCCGCCCCGCGGCCAGGCCGCCAGCGCCGGTGAACGCGCCCGCGCCAGCGCAAGGATGAACTTGCGTCCACTGGAAATATTTCCCGTGTGCGAGCTTCTTCGTGCGCTGAATGTGTGGCGACATCCGCCTCCGCAAGTCGTGTCAGACCCTTGATGCATTCATTGCCGCGAACCGGGAAACCAGGGGTCGGCAATGACATCACACGCAGCTCATCAGGGCACCTACGCGGTCGAGCATGTTCTCCAGCGGATTCGCCGTTGTGCCGCTGACGTCACGCGGTATCCCATGGACATCTTGACGGCGGACGCGCAGCTCGAGGACGAGCTCGGCATTGACTCCGTCAAGCTGGCGGAGATCGCGGCCGTGGTCGGGCGCGAGTTCAACATCCCGTCCGAGCGACTGCCACGGGGCGCTCAGGCGCGCACGTTGAGCGCGATGGCGGACGTGGTGGCGCGGCTGCTCGCGGACACGCAGCCCGCCGCCGTCGCGACGCCTCCACCGGCGCCTGTCGTGGCTCCCGTGCCCCCGGTGTCGTCAGCGGGCTCACCGGTGGAGGACCTGGAGGCGCGGGTCCGTGCCGTCTTCGCTCGGGTGACGCGCTATCCGGAAGCGCTCTTGACGCCGGAGGCGGACCTGGAGGACGAGCTGGGCATCGACTCGGTCAAGCAGGCCGAGGTGATGGCCGTGCTCGTCAAGGAGCTGGGCCTGACCGATGCTCCGCAGCCTTCGCAGCGGCTGCGGACGATTTCCACTATCTGTGAGATGGCGCGCGCCCGGCTGGCGGTCGCGGCGCCCGTGCGCGAGGACCGAGCGCCGCGTCAGTCGCCGCCGCCAGCCGTGCTGCCCTTCGCGGGGAAGGTCGCGTTCGTTACGGGCGCTGGGAAGGGGATTGGCAAGGTCATCGCGGCTCGCCTGGCCAGCGCGGGGGCGACGGTGGTGGTGAACTCGTTCCACTCCCGTGACGAAGGAGAGCGGACGGTTCAGGAGATTGTTGACGCAGGAGGGAAGGCGTTCCACGCCTGGGGCTCGGTCGCGCAGGAAGAGCACCTGGACCGGATGTTCGCCAGCATCGAGGCGCAGTTCGGTGGGTTGGACTTCCTGGTGTGCAACGCGTCCAACGGCCTCATCGGACCGTTCGACCGGATTACTCCGCGCGACTGGGACAAGGCGTTCCGCACCTGCATCACGGGGACCTATGAGTGCGCCCTGCGCGCGCGGCCCCTGATGGCCCGGCGTGGCGGCGGCAGCATCGTGACGATGTCCACCTCCATGTCCCA is a genomic window containing:
- a CDS encoding Gfo/Idh/MocA family protein codes for the protein MAQGSSRRIRYAVVGAGNIAQVAVLPAFQHARENSELVALISSDAEKRDVLGKMYGVRHTASYDDLEQVLRDADVDAVYIALPNTQHRAFTERAARAGVHVLCEKPMATSVEDCEAMIRVTDEHHVKLMIAYRLHFEEANLRAIDLLRSGRLGEPLMMSALLTQQVRTGDIRTRVDVGGGALLDEGPYPINAARYLFRDEPTEVFCYTNEEQDPRFKGVDATAFALMRFSNGRIAQFGVSHAASAVSSYRVVGEKGDLLVESAFGYEKERKHVLTLEGKTEERVFATNDQFAPELLYFSKCVLEDQEPEPSGREGLADVRVIIAMKESARTGRPVKLDAFPMKRRPSLDQLIVRPAARPPAPVNAPAPAQG
- a CDS encoding GFA family protein, whose amino-acid sequence is MKLEGSCHCRGVRFSVETHHPSPFMRCYCSVCRKTQGGGGFAINLSGDARSLKVRGQQHVKVYRARIQNPEDAKAHQSKGQRHFCGRCGSALWLYDPTWPELIHPFASAIDTPLPQAPELVHIMLEFKPDWVPVHAGKKDKKFQRYPKESIAEWHQRHDAEVD
- a CDS encoding SDR family oxidoreductase — protein: MTSHAAHQGTYAVEHVLQRIRRCAADVTRYPMDILTADAQLEDELGIDSVKLAEIAAVVGREFNIPSERLPRGAQARTLSAMADVVARLLADTQPAAVATPPPAPVVAPVPPVSSAGSPVEDLEARVRAVFARVTRYPEALLTPEADLEDELGIDSVKQAEVMAVLVKELGLTDAPQPSQRLRTISTICEMARARLAVAAPVREDRAPRQSPPPAVLPFAGKVAFVTGAGKGIGKVIAARLASAGATVVVNSFHSRDEGERTVQEIVDAGGKAFHAWGSVAQEEHLDRMFASIEAQFGGLDFLVCNASNGLIGPFDRITPRDWDKAFRTCITGTYECALRARPLMARRGGGSIVTMSTSMSQRYMHDLGCQGVVKAGVESLTRYLAAELAPDGIRTNCVSAGPVHGELLRMFPDAASRVARWESATPGGEICTAEDVADVTELLLGPKTRRVNGAIWVVDGGLSGTVDGLLPGASEARRPGGPRGSHSREHDVRALLALDS